GGCACATGGTAAATTTCGCTCCGCCTAATTTTTTCGATTGTCCAGCGTAGATTTTACCATTTGACTGTTCAATAATCGCACGGGCGATAGCCAGTCCCAAACCAGTTTCTCCCCCTTTTCCTTTGATAAACCGGTGGAATATCTTGTCCATATCTTCTTCAGAAATTCCTTTTCCATCATCCTCAATATCAAAATAGATATCATTCTTTTTCTTATACACATGAATGGATACCTCTTCTGAAGCATACCTGATGGCGTTAAATACAACATTGGAAACAGCCCGCAACAGTTTTTCTTCATCTGCATGCAACGTGATCGAACCATCCACCTTCTGATGAAGATCCAAGTTATTTTCATTAACGATCGGCAATGCTTTGCTCACAATTCCATCAACAAACGCCTGTACATCAATTTCTGTTTCTTCATACACATCCGGCTGGGAGTCTAATTTGGCAAGTAAAATCATTTCATTAATGATTTTCTTCAGCCTGTTCACCTCTGTAACCATGACATCTAATCCTTTTTCCGTATCTTTTTCATCAAAGATACCGTCACGGATTCCTTCTGCATAACCTTGAATCGTCATCAATGGCGTTTTCAGCTCATGGCTTGCATTTTGGAAGAAGGTTTGCTGCGAGTTCATATATTGCTCCAGTGTCTGTGACATCTCATAGACACTTTGTTCCACTTCTTTTATCTCTCCGGTAGCCCGAATTCGCTTCATTTGATCAAACTGGCGATTTTCTACCTTTTTTAATTCTTTCTTCAACAAGGATAACGGGGTAACCAGCTTATTCGTCATATAATAACTTAAAATTACCGCCGCTAAAGCACCAATTAAAAATACCCAAGCTAAGCGGAAGAAAAAGTTCTGCTGTACTGCTCTTAAATCAT
The nucleotide sequence above comes from Oceanobacillus timonensis. Encoded proteins:
- a CDS encoding sensor histidine kinase, which gives rise to MKLQSQLNAAFTALLLVIMTTAGLVIYSLVLDVLIQDEQRQLEETGELLISFLSEQYEDASEYRNIDAFLQDQDLQLFLYDRNLDTVLFSTMSISVVNEFFEENDFENSDETLWQHGNDRFVTQRIIFSPEQSGMELILLTPINDLRAVQQNFFFRLAWVFLIGALAAVILSYYMTNKLVTPLSLLKKELKKVENRQFDQMKRIRATGEIKEVEQSVYEMSQTLEQYMNSQQTFFQNASHELKTPLMTIQGYAEGIRDGIFDEKDTEKGLDVMVTEVNRLKKIINEMILLAKLDSQPDVYEETEIDVQAFVDGIVSKALPIVNENNLDLHQKVDGSITLHADEEKLLRAVSNVVFNAIRYASEEVSIHVYKKKNDIYFDIEDDGKGISEEDMDKIFHRFIKGKGGETGLGLAIARAIIEQSNGKIYAGQSKKLGGAKFTMCLPVSNKPKGNKKVKS